ATATTTTAATTTAACCGAATTTTCTATCATTATATTTTTAGATAGTCTTAATAAGGAGGATATACGACTTGAAAAATGTAATAGAAAATCGTCTTAATCGCGCAGAGGTACCTGCTGAACTAACATGGAATTTATCCGATTTGTATAATTCTGATGCCGAATGGCATACTGCATTAAACGCATTGGAAAATGATATACAGAAACTTGATTCATTTAAAGGGCATTTACATACTAGCTCCCACACTTTATTAAATTGCCTACTTTTAGAAGAAGAGCTTTTAATGACGTTAACAAAACTGTACTCATATGCAAATTTAAAAGAATCTACTGATCGTACAAATCCAAGTATTCAAGCGAACTCTTCCAAAATTTCTGCTTTATGGACGAAAGTACATACTGCACTATCCTTTATTCATAATGAAATCCTCATATTCGGCGAAGGAACAATTGAAAAATATTTAACTGAAGAAACAAAACTTGAACCTTTCCTTAAATCGTTACTAGAAATACTACAAAAAAGGCAGCACACACTGCATCTACTGCAGTAGCTCAAATGATTAAAGAGGAAGGACAACCTGCTATTGATCGCTGGTGGTACAATGAAACATGCCGGAGTAGATATGTCAAAACCAGATGCAATCCGTAAAGCTGTTTCTTACGTTGGTTCATTACTTGATAAATTAGAGCATTCTTATCAAGTATAAAAAATAAGCCCTCGCTTTATGAGGGCTTATTTCATATTTACTTCCCAAACCGTTTGCGATATCCACA
This genomic interval from Bacillus thuringiensis contains the following:
- a CDS encoding oligoendopeptidase F: MKHAGVDMSKPDAIRKAVSYVGSLLDKLEHSYQV